A window of the Burkholderia sp. 9120 genome harbors these coding sequences:
- a CDS encoding acetyl-CoA C-acetyltransferase — MTHPQPAVRRVAIVGGNRIPFARSNTAYATASNQDMLTFTLQGLIDRYNLHGERLGEVAAGAVIKHSRDFNLTREAVLSTTLAKETPAYDVQQACGTGLEAAILVANKIALGQIEVGIAGGVDTTSDAPIGVNERMRKILLEVNRSRSTGQRVGALTKLRPGMFFKPLLPRNGEPRTGLSMGEHCELMAKRWNISREAQDVLAYDSHRKLNEAYARGFVNDLMTPYRGLSRDNNLRADLTLEKLASLKPVFDRDAGTLTAGNSTPLTDGASAVLLASEDWAARHGLPVLAYLSWSETAAVDYFDKKEGLLMAPAYAVPRMLARAGLTLQDFDLYEIHEAFAAQVLCTLTAWQDDEYCRTQLGLPGPLGAIDRAKLNVNGSSLATGHPFAATGGRIVAGLAKMLAQLDKPAGTARGLISICAAGGQGVVAILER; from the coding sequence ATGACCCACCCGCAGCCAGCCGTGCGCCGCGTCGCCATTGTCGGGGGCAACCGGATTCCGTTCGCCCGCTCGAACACCGCGTACGCGACCGCGTCGAATCAGGACATGCTGACCTTCACGCTGCAAGGCCTGATCGATCGCTACAACCTGCACGGCGAGCGGCTGGGCGAAGTCGCGGCGGGCGCCGTCATCAAGCATTCGCGCGACTTCAACCTGACGCGCGAAGCGGTGCTGTCCACCACGCTCGCGAAGGAAACGCCCGCCTACGACGTGCAGCAGGCCTGCGGCACCGGACTCGAAGCGGCGATCCTCGTCGCCAACAAGATCGCGCTGGGGCAGATCGAAGTGGGCATCGCGGGCGGCGTGGATACGACCTCGGACGCGCCGATCGGCGTCAACGAACGGATGCGCAAGATCCTGCTCGAAGTGAATCGCAGCCGCAGCACGGGGCAGCGCGTCGGCGCGCTGACCAAACTGCGGCCCGGCATGTTCTTCAAGCCGCTGTTGCCGCGCAACGGCGAGCCGCGCACCGGCCTGTCAATGGGCGAGCATTGCGAGCTGATGGCCAAGCGCTGGAACATTTCGCGCGAGGCGCAGGACGTGCTCGCGTACGACAGCCACCGCAAGCTCAACGAAGCGTACGCACGCGGTTTCGTCAACGATCTGATGACGCCGTATCGCGGCCTCTCGCGCGACAACAATCTGCGCGCCGACCTCACGCTCGAAAAACTCGCGAGCCTGAAGCCGGTATTCGACCGCGACGCCGGCACGCTGACCGCCGGCAATTCGACGCCGCTCACCGACGGCGCCTCCGCCGTGCTGCTCGCGAGCGAGGACTGGGCGGCTCGACATGGCTTGCCGGTGCTCGCCTATCTGAGCTGGTCCGAAACCGCCGCAGTCGACTATTTCGACAAGAAAGAAGGCCTGCTGATGGCGCCGGCCTACGCGGTGCCGCGCATGCTCGCGCGCGCCGGCCTCACGCTGCAGGACTTCGATCTGTACGAAATTCACGAGGCGTTCGCCGCCCAGGTGCTGTGCACGCTCACCGCGTGGCAGGATGACGAATATTGCCGCACGCAGCTCGGCTTGCCCGGGCCGCTCGGCGCGATCGACCGCGCGAAGCTGAACGTGAACGGCAGCTCGCTTGCCACCGGCCATCCGTTCGCGGCGACCGGCGGGCGCATCGTCGCCGGTCTCGCGAAAATGCTCGCGCAACTCGACAAGCCAGCCGGCACCGCGCGCGGGTTGATCTCAATCTGCGCGGCGGGTGGCCAGGGCGTGGTGGCGATTCTGGAGCGTTGA
- a CDS encoding AMP-binding protein produces the protein MTQPAQTPLSPADQASAAVNAAHATSATHTAPNTDGIWYASYPSDVPHDIDVGQYESIPQFFDECVAKFRERVAYVSVGANLTYGELGRKATAFAAYLQSIGVKPGERVAIMLPNTFQYPVALFGVLKAGGVVVNVNPLYTVRELSHQLKDSGATTIIVFENFAKTVEDSLPGTKIQNVIVTGLGDLLADGLNLKGRVLNFMLRHVKKMVPAYNLPQAVPLLSALATGYTRPVTPVRLAHNDIAFLQYTGGTTGVAKGAMLTHKNIIANLLQAKAWSEGQLTGEIETVLTPLPLYHIYSLTVNALIFMGLGGRNILIANPRDMKRVMMIIRHEKFTGMTAVNTLYNAFLDNEEFCKRDFSNLKLAMAGGMATQKSVAERFKAVTGKPIIEGYGLTECSPIVSMNPVDLSNMRDFEGSIGLPAPSTQVRFKKDDGSWAGIGEAGELCVKGPQVMKGYWNRPDETAKVIDDEGWLATGDIGVMDSRGFIRLIDRKKDMILVSGFNVYPNEIEDVIAAHPDVREVAAIGVPDEAQGERVKVFIVKRNPSLTAEQVIAHCRKNLTGYKVPKLVEFRDELPQTNVGKILRRALRDEELAKQKAA, from the coding sequence ATGACCCAGCCCGCTCAAACCCCGCTCTCGCCCGCCGATCAAGCGTCGGCCGCCGTGAATGCCGCGCATGCGACCAGCGCCACGCACACCGCACCGAACACCGACGGCATCTGGTACGCCTCCTACCCGTCGGACGTACCGCATGACATCGACGTCGGGCAATACGAATCGATTCCGCAGTTCTTCGACGAGTGCGTCGCCAAGTTCCGCGAGCGGGTTGCGTATGTGAGCGTCGGCGCGAACCTGACCTACGGCGAACTCGGCCGCAAGGCCACCGCGTTCGCCGCATATTTGCAGAGCATCGGCGTGAAGCCCGGCGAGCGTGTCGCGATCATGCTGCCGAACACGTTCCAGTATCCGGTGGCGCTGTTCGGCGTGCTGAAAGCCGGCGGCGTGGTGGTCAATGTGAATCCGCTGTACACCGTGCGCGAGCTTTCGCATCAGTTGAAGGACAGCGGCGCGACCACGATTATCGTGTTCGAGAACTTCGCGAAGACGGTCGAAGACTCGCTGCCCGGCACCAAGATCCAGAACGTCATCGTGACGGGTCTCGGCGATCTGCTCGCCGACGGCCTGAATCTGAAGGGACGTGTGCTCAACTTCATGCTGCGTCACGTGAAGAAAATGGTGCCTGCCTACAACCTGCCGCAAGCGGTGCCGCTGCTCAGCGCGCTCGCAACCGGTTACACGCGGCCGGTCACGCCCGTGCGTCTCGCGCACAACGACATCGCGTTCCTGCAATACACCGGCGGCACCACCGGCGTCGCCAAGGGGGCGATGCTCACGCACAAGAACATCATCGCCAATCTGCTGCAGGCGAAAGCGTGGTCCGAAGGCCAATTGACCGGCGAGATCGAAACCGTACTCACGCCGTTGCCGCTTTATCACATCTACTCGCTGACGGTGAACGCGCTGATTTTCATGGGACTCGGCGGGCGCAACATCCTGATCGCCAATCCGCGCGACATGAAACGCGTGATGATGATCATCCGTCACGAGAAATTCACCGGCATGACCGCCGTGAATACGCTCTACAACGCGTTCCTCGACAACGAGGAGTTCTGCAAGCGCGACTTCTCGAACCTGAAACTCGCGATGGCCGGCGGCATGGCGACGCAGAAGTCGGTGGCCGAGCGTTTCAAGGCCGTCACCGGCAAGCCGATCATCGAAGGCTATGGCCTCACCGAATGCTCGCCGATCGTCTCGATGAATCCGGTCGATCTGAGCAACATGCGCGACTTCGAAGGCTCGATCGGTCTGCCCGCGCCGTCCACCCAGGTGCGCTTCAAGAAAGACGACGGCAGTTGGGCCGGCATCGGCGAAGCGGGCGAATTGTGCGTGAAGGGACCGCAGGTGATGAAAGGCTACTGGAATCGCCCGGACGAAACCGCCAAGGTGATCGACGACGAAGGCTGGCTCGCTACCGGCGACATCGGCGTGATGGACTCGCGCGGCTTCATTCGCCTGATCGACCGCAAGAAGGACATGATCCTGGTGTCGGGCTTCAACGTCTATCCGAATGAAATCGAAGACGTGATCGCCGCGCATCCGGATGTGCGCGAGGTGGCCGCAATCGGCGTGCCCGACGAAGCCCAGGGCGAGCGCGTGAAGGTGTTCATCGTCAAGCGCAACCCTTCGCTGACCGCGGAACAGGTGATCGCCCATTGCCGCAAGAATCTGACGGGCTACAAAGTGCCGAAGCTCGTCGAGTTCCGCGACGAGTTGCCGCAAACCAACGTCGGCAAGATTCTGCGCCGCGCGCTGCGCGACGAGGAACTCGCGAAGCAAAAGGCTGCCTGA
- a CDS encoding DUF1571 domain-containing protein: MKHRLSARSRRLSAVMGLVGRRASRTASSRATLAGALAALAFSLAAPSAFAQNDDTPPPLDTASSVKAPTTPSSQVGKLTLDQQVKWLRAAQQSGALEKLDDAQLVALFQSLDPLTLPRYIKEGPNGYPSYEFTMSRSERIHGQWPDKPDHMLVRLAHDPLRIYAKWLPDGAHAGQEIIYDESKRTDEMYGHLGGIMNVMPLWTSLNGALARAQSNHQVRDLGTEYIAAQYLSEGKKYVEAGLPRSTQVEVQTIDGVRVVAFTFETPTGQPQFYAKKETLGLDLRHPYFRTVESYNNDGKLFEKIVFDTITPKTFDDSTFDPKNKAYKF; the protein is encoded by the coding sequence ATGAAGCACCGCCTGTCCGCACGCTCGCGCCGCCTGTCGGCGGTCATGGGTCTTGTCGGGCGCCGCGCATCGCGCACGGCGTCGTCGCGTGCAACGTTGGCCGGCGCGTTGGCGGCGCTGGCCTTCAGTCTCGCCGCGCCGTCCGCGTTCGCGCAAAACGACGACACCCCGCCGCCGCTCGATACCGCCTCCAGCGTCAAGGCACCGACCACGCCGTCGTCTCAGGTCGGCAAGCTCACGCTGGACCAGCAGGTCAAATGGCTGCGCGCCGCGCAACAGAGCGGTGCGCTCGAAAAGCTCGACGACGCGCAACTTGTCGCGCTGTTCCAGTCGCTCGATCCGCTGACCTTGCCGCGCTATATCAAGGAAGGACCGAACGGCTACCCGTCGTACGAGTTCACGATGTCACGTTCGGAACGCATTCACGGCCAGTGGCCCGACAAGCCCGATCACATGCTGGTGCGTCTCGCGCACGACCCGCTGCGGATCTACGCGAAGTGGCTGCCCGACGGCGCGCACGCGGGCCAGGAAATCATCTACGACGAATCCAAACGCACCGATGAAATGTACGGGCATCTCGGCGGCATCATGAATGTGATGCCGTTGTGGACCTCGCTGAACGGCGCGCTGGCTCGTGCGCAATCGAATCACCAGGTGCGCGATCTCGGCACCGAGTATATTGCCGCTCAGTACTTGTCGGAAGGCAAGAAATATGTCGAGGCCGGCCTGCCGCGCTCGACCCAGGTGGAGGTCCAAACGATCGACGGCGTGCGCGTGGTCGCTTTCACTTTCGAAACGCCGACCGGCCAGCCGCAGTTCTACGCGAAGAAGGAAACGCTCGGGCTCGATCTGCGGCATCCGTATTTCCGCACCGTCGAGTCGTATAACAACGACGGCAAGCTCTTCGAGAAGATCGTGTTCGACACCATCACGCCGAAAACCTTCGACGATTCGACCTTCGATCCGAAGAACAAGGCGTATAAGTTTTAG
- a CDS encoding FAD-binding oxidoreductase: MTRSLPPEVSAAQFDRALAGWRAIVGEPHVVTSAAGLAAYLDPFAPGETAAFSASAALLPASVDEIRAVLRIANEFRIPLWTVSTGRNFAYGGAAPRLSGSVVLDLQRMNRIIEVNETLAYALVEPGVSYFDLYAHLRDKGYRLWVDPPAAGWGSVVGNTLERGFGYTDYGDHAATQCGMEVVLANGDVLRTGMGGIDIGTAWQLYRSGYGPSFDAMFMQSNYGIVTKLGVWLMPAPPAYLLGEIQFQHETDLDTIVEILRPLRLDDTIRNNAVIEGGLRRAAGLSARSRWYEGTGAMPESAVTAMLEKLNVGRWNLHFALYGTPELIDARYAIVQRAFARVPQAKFSATRYTGDAQPVAGGDRNLAGIPAMSAFRMLDWRGGAGAHVDFAPVCPASGRDALRQYMMIKTRAAEYGFDYYGGFTAGVRHLHHIFAAIFDRDDANQLEQAGALLRSLMSDARAAGYGQYRTHLAYMDFAAAQYGFNDGALLRLSETIKDALDPNGILAPGKQGIWPEKWRDRRGYT; this comes from the coding sequence TTGACCCGTAGCCTGCCGCCGGAAGTCTCCGCCGCGCAGTTCGATCGTGCGCTTGCCGGTTGGCGGGCGATCGTCGGCGAGCCGCACGTGGTGACGTCGGCGGCGGGACTCGCCGCGTATCTCGATCCGTTCGCGCCCGGCGAGACCGCCGCGTTTTCGGCAAGCGCGGCGCTGCTGCCGGCCTCCGTCGATGAAATCCGCGCCGTGCTACGGATTGCCAACGAATTCCGCATTCCATTGTGGACGGTCTCGACCGGCCGCAACTTCGCGTATGGCGGCGCGGCACCGCGTTTGTCCGGATCGGTCGTGCTCGATCTGCAGCGGATGAACCGCATCATCGAAGTGAACGAGACGCTCGCCTACGCGCTGGTCGAACCGGGCGTGAGTTACTTCGATCTGTACGCGCATTTGCGCGACAAGGGTTACCGGCTATGGGTCGATCCGCCCGCAGCCGGTTGGGGCAGTGTGGTCGGCAATACGCTCGAACGCGGCTTCGGCTACACCGACTACGGCGATCACGCGGCAACGCAGTGCGGCATGGAAGTGGTGCTTGCCAACGGCGACGTGTTGCGCACGGGCATGGGCGGGATCGATATCGGCACCGCATGGCAGTTGTATCGGTCGGGCTACGGGCCGTCGTTCGACGCGATGTTCATGCAGTCGAATTACGGCATCGTCACGAAGCTCGGCGTCTGGCTGATGCCCGCACCGCCCGCGTATCTGCTCGGCGAAATCCAGTTTCAGCACGAAACGGATCTCGATACGATCGTGGAAATCTTGCGGCCATTACGGCTCGACGACACGATCCGCAACAACGCGGTGATCGAAGGCGGGTTGCGTCGCGCAGCGGGACTGTCGGCGCGCTCGCGGTGGTACGAAGGCACGGGCGCCATGCCCGAGAGTGCGGTGACGGCCATGCTGGAGAAGCTGAACGTCGGTCGCTGGAATCTGCATTTCGCGCTCTACGGCACGCCGGAATTGATCGACGCGCGCTACGCGATCGTGCAGCGCGCGTTCGCTCGCGTGCCGCAGGCGAAGTTTTCCGCCACGCGCTATACAGGCGATGCGCAACCCGTAGCGGGCGGCGACCGCAACCTCGCCGGCATTCCGGCGATGAGCGCGTTTCGCATGCTCGACTGGCGCGGCGGCGCGGGCGCGCACGTGGACTTCGCGCCGGTGTGTCCGGCGAGCGGGCGCGACGCGTTGCGTCAATACATGATGATCAAGACGCGCGCCGCGGAATACGGCTTCGATTACTACGGCGGATTTACGGCGGGCGTGCGTCATCTGCATCACATTTTTGCAGCGATTTTCGATCGCGACGACGCGAACCAGCTTGAGCAGGCCGGCGCGTTGCTGCGCTCGCTAATGAGCGATGCGCGTGCGGCGGGATACGGTCAATATCGCACGCATCTCGCGTATATGGATTTTGCCGCCGCGCAGTATGGATTCAACGACGGCGCGTTGTTGCGGTTATCGGAAACGATCAAGGATGCGCTCGATCCGAACGGGATTCTCGCGCCGGGTAAGCAGGGAATCTGGCCGGAGAAATGGCGGGATCGGCGGGGATATACGTGA
- a CDS encoding anti-sigma factor, whose translation MNNDDHEAGLPDGLDLRALSAWVDDELPAAERAALEAKLEQHPQAAARVAAWRAQKAALRVLCGAPLRGEYDARGERSDRAEQGERSEHGDRADRDRDRDRDRDRDRDRDRDRREYNGHANATPEPTFIVVRRAAPWWQRVGIAACWLVAGAGIALALGPLAPRLTGGAWGGLGGQPPSFAERADVAYAVYTPERRHPVEVAASDEEHLINWLSKRLNRPLSVPSLQEYGYSLVGGRLLPGEAGPAAQFMYENAGGARLTLYVTGTARDETVFRLFRDGNRRTFYWISDGMGYALSGPIAEGKLRSIAVDVCSALGGKPETWQ comes from the coding sequence ATGAATAACGACGACCACGAAGCCGGCTTGCCCGACGGGCTCGATCTGCGAGCGCTGTCGGCATGGGTCGACGATGAATTGCCGGCCGCCGAACGCGCCGCGCTCGAAGCGAAACTCGAGCAGCATCCGCAGGCCGCCGCACGGGTCGCGGCGTGGCGCGCGCAGAAGGCCGCGCTGCGGGTGCTGTGCGGTGCGCCGCTGCGGGGTGAATATGACGCGCGCGGCGAACGTAGCGACCGCGCCGAACAGGGTGAGCGTAGCGAGCATGGGGACCGCGCTGACCGCGACCGCGACCGCGACCGCGACCGCGACCGCGACCGCGACCGCGACCGCGACCGCCGCGAATATAACGGTCATGCCAACGCTACACCGGAACCGACTTTCATCGTCGTGCGTCGTGCGGCGCCATGGTGGCAACGCGTTGGTATCGCGGCATGCTGGCTCGTCGCCGGTGCGGGCATCGCGCTGGCTTTGGGGCCGCTCGCACCGCGCCTGACAGGCGGCGCGTGGGGCGGTCTGGGCGGCCAGCCGCCGAGCTTCGCCGAGCGGGCGGATGTCGCCTATGCGGTGTACACGCCGGAGCGGCGTCATCCGGTGGAAGTGGCCGCGAGCGACGAAGAGCATCTGATCAACTGGCTCTCCAAACGCCTGAACCGGCCGTTGTCGGTGCCGTCGTTGCAGGAGTACGGTTATTCGCTCGTGGGTGGGCGTCTATTGCCCGGCGAAGCGGGGCCGGCCGCGCAGTTCATGTACGAGAACGCCGGCGGCGCGCGGCTCACGCTGTACGTGACCGGCACCGCGCGCGACGAAACCGTGTTCCGCCTGTTCCGCGACGGCAACCGTCGCACCTTCTACTGGATCAGCGACGGCATGGGCTACGCATTGTCTGGGCCGATCGCGGAGGGCAAGCTGCGCTCCATTGCCGTCGACGTATGCAGCGCGCTCGGCGGCAAACCGGAGACGTGGCAGTGA
- a CDS encoding sigma-70 family RNA polymerase sigma factor, with product MNFEAEVISWLPQLRRYARALTGDSAWADDLVQDTAERALARWTAFRPNSNLRAWLLTILRHLYIDQLRGRREITVDDDSAPWRTLEAPQGEVDGLVLRDLQRALYCLPLEQREVLLLVGVEELSYQEASRALGVPVGTVMSRLSRAREHLRVLLTEGPAQESARKTPPLKVVRNP from the coding sequence ATGAACTTCGAAGCGGAAGTGATCTCCTGGCTGCCGCAGTTGCGTCGCTACGCGCGCGCACTGACGGGCGACAGCGCATGGGCCGACGACCTCGTGCAGGATACGGCGGAGCGTGCGCTCGCCCGTTGGACCGCGTTCCGTCCGAACAGCAATCTGCGCGCGTGGCTTCTCACGATTTTGCGGCATCTGTATATCGATCAGCTGCGCGGGCGCCGCGAGATTACCGTCGACGACGACAGCGCGCCGTGGCGTACTCTCGAAGCGCCGCAGGGCGAGGTGGACGGTCTGGTACTGCGCGATTTGCAGCGCGCGTTGTACTGCCTGCCGCTCGAGCAGCGTGAGGTGTTGTTGCTGGTTGGGGTGGAGGAACTGTCTTATCAGGAAGCGTCGCGTGCGCTCGGCGTGCCGGTCGGCACGGTGATGTCGCGGCTCTCGCGTGCGCGTGAGCATTTGCGCGTGTTGTTGACGGAAGGGCCGGCGCAGGAGTCGGCGCGCAAAACTCCGCCGTTGAAAGTGGTGAGAAATCCGTGA
- the hfq gene encoding RNA chaperone Hfq, whose translation MASAESHPQNDFMNAARKERKRVEIYLVNGIRLTGCIESFDQYLVMLRTPVGLQGIYKRAISTIQLDTGTRPAPRTGRPSHGEHTTRGPHGSREPRDHREPREPREPRESYGAPSSDRPAPDRSSGSTSDGPVVVTRRRRLFGTGGGDGGSHGGGNHGGHSGNSGNGGNGGNGNNGGSE comes from the coding sequence ATGGCTTCCGCAGAATCGCACCCGCAAAACGACTTCATGAACGCAGCGCGCAAAGAACGAAAGCGCGTCGAGATTTATCTCGTCAACGGCATTCGCCTGACGGGGTGCATCGAGTCGTTCGATCAGTACCTGGTGATGCTGCGCACGCCTGTCGGCCTGCAAGGCATCTACAAGCGCGCGATCTCGACGATCCAGCTCGACACCGGCACACGTCCGGCGCCGCGCACGGGGCGCCCGTCACATGGCGAGCACACCACGCGGGGTCCGCACGGCTCGCGTGAACCGCGTGACCATCGCGAGCCGCGCGAACCGCGTGAACCCCGCGAGTCGTATGGCGCACCGTCATCCGACCGTCCCGCACCCGACCGCAGCAGCGGCAGCACGTCAGACGGCCCCGTGGTCGTCACGCGCCGCCGGCGTCTGTTCGGCACGGGCGGTGGCGACGGCGGCAGCCACGGCGGCGGCAATCATGGCGGTCATAGCGGCAACAGTGGTAATGGCGGCAATGGTGGTAACGGCAACAACGGCGGCAGCGAGTAA
- a CDS encoding DUF2968 domain-containing protein — MDHKSKLRQITLAAFIALGAVQGVYAQALPDSSASAGGGAGVVSQPATTTALPATTQAGAAQTTALTPDEAKQSAAGNVAELQQMIHGADLAELRTTYNGSYGASLLFYGKEMTYYVALFQQKNFWRVIKTQDATRADMIYKDFVRQTMQLSDVEIRRTQLEAQKAFTERMIALSQDRANRLQADLDVARQQQSIVASQQQQSRAEASALAQQKAAAQDQLRAAQRQVRDLQRQLESGLPSH, encoded by the coding sequence ATGGACCACAAGTCGAAACTACGACAGATCACCCTGGCCGCTTTCATCGCGTTGGGGGCCGTGCAAGGCGTCTATGCGCAGGCTTTGCCGGACAGCAGCGCAAGCGCTGGCGGCGGTGCTGGCGTCGTTTCCCAGCCGGCCACGACGACCGCGTTGCCGGCCACTACGCAAGCCGGAGCGGCCCAGACCACCGCTTTGACGCCGGACGAGGCGAAGCAATCCGCCGCGGGGAATGTCGCGGAATTGCAGCAGATGATCCACGGTGCGGATCTGGCGGAATTGCGCACCACGTACAACGGCAGCTACGGGGCGAGCCTGCTGTTTTATGGCAAGGAGATGACGTACTACGTGGCGTTGTTCCAACAGAAGAATTTCTGGCGCGTCATCAAGACGCAGGACGCCACGCGGGCCGACATGATCTATAAGGATTTCGTGCGCCAGACGATGCAACTGTCCGACGTCGAAATTCGCCGCACGCAGCTCGAAGCGCAGAAAGCCTTCACGGAGCGCATGATCGCGCTGTCGCAAGATCGCGCGAATCGTCTGCAGGCCGATCTCGACGTCGCGCGTCAGCAGCAGAGCATCGTGGCGAGCCAGCAGCAACAGAGCCGTGCCGAAGCATCGGCGCTGGCACAGCAGAAGGCTGCCGCGCAAGACCAGTTGCGCGCCGCGCAACGCCAGGTGCGCGATCTGCAGCGTCAACTGGAAAGCGGCTTGCCGTCGCACTGA
- a CDS encoding sigma-54 dependent transcriptional regulator, with amino-acid sequence MRTTAKIEELDIYVWEGKADIVDRVARCMASFDVEVIRADDVAISPERTASRPSLAIISVSVIDSGALVLRDWQAAHGIPVVWVGAAPRDHDPSSYPSEYSHILPLDFTCAELRGMVMKLVAQIRAHSAKTHESDAMIANSECMQALLHEVDTFADCDTSVLVHGETGVGKERIAQLLHEKHTRYGQGPFVAVNCGAIPDGLFESLFFGHSKGSFTGAVVAHKGYFEQADGGTLFLDEIGDLPLYQQVKLLRVLEDSAVTRIGSATPVKLDFRLVAASNKVLPQLVKDGTFRADLYYRLAVIELKIPSLEERGAVDKIAIFKAFISQVVGNERLSALPDLPYWLADAVADTYFPGNVRELRNLAERIGVTVRQIGAWDAARLQRLLALARSTQPVPAESAAEVLVDRSKWDMAERNRVLAALDANGWRRQDTALYLGISRKVLWEKMRKYQIFDEEPETRESE; translated from the coding sequence ATGAGAACCACCGCCAAAATCGAGGAACTCGATATCTACGTCTGGGAGGGCAAGGCCGATATCGTCGACCGGGTCGCACGCTGCATGGCGAGCTTCGACGTCGAAGTGATCCGCGCGGACGATGTCGCGATTTCGCCTGAACGGACCGCGTCGCGGCCATCGCTCGCAATCATCAGTGTCTCGGTGATCGACAGCGGCGCGCTGGTCCTGCGCGACTGGCAGGCCGCGCACGGCATCCCGGTCGTGTGGGTCGGCGCCGCGCCGCGCGACCACGATCCGTCCAGCTACCCGTCCGAGTATTCGCACATTCTGCCGCTCGACTTCACCTGCGCCGAACTGCGCGGCATGGTCATGAAGCTGGTCGCGCAAATTCGCGCGCACAGCGCCAAGACGCACGAATCCGACGCGATGATCGCCAACTCGGAGTGCATGCAGGCGCTGCTGCACGAGGTCGACACCTTCGCCGACTGCGACACGAGCGTGCTGGTGCATGGCGAGACCGGCGTCGGCAAGGAGCGCATTGCGCAACTGCTGCACGAAAAACATACCCGCTACGGGCAGGGCCCGTTCGTCGCGGTGAATTGCGGCGCGATTCCGGACGGCCTGTTCGAATCGCTGTTCTTCGGCCACTCGAAAGGCTCGTTCACCGGGGCGGTCGTCGCGCATAAAGGCTACTTCGAGCAGGCCGACGGCGGCACGCTGTTCCTCGACGAAATCGGCGACTTGCCGCTCTACCAGCAGGTCAAGCTGCTGCGCGTGCTCGAAGACAGCGCGGTCACGCGGATCGGCTCGGCCACGCCGGTCAAGCTCGATTTCCGGCTGGTGGCGGCCAGCAACAAGGTGCTGCCGCAACTGGTGAAGGACGGCACGTTCCGCGCGGATCTCTACTACCGGCTGGCGGTGATCGAGTTGAAGATTCCGTCGCTCGAAGAGCGCGGCGCGGTCGACAAGATCGCGATCTTCAAGGCGTTCATTTCGCAGGTGGTCGGCAACGAGCGTCTGTCGGCGTTACCCGATCTGCCTTACTGGCTCGCCGACGCCGTTGCCGACACCTACTTCCCCGGCAACGTGCGCGAGCTGCGCAATCTCGCCGAGCGGATCGGCGTGACGGTGCGCCAGATTGGCGCGTGGGACGCGGCCCGTCTGCAGCGGCTACTGGCGCTGGCGCGCAGCACGCAGCCGGTGCCCGCCGAGAGCGCGGCCGAGGTGCTGGTGGACCGCAGCAAATGGGACATGGCGGAGCGCAACCGCGTGCTCGCCGCGCTCGACGCAAACGGTTGGCGTCGCCAGGATACGGCGCTCTATCTGGGCATCAGTCGTAAGGTTTTGTGGGAGAAGATGCGCAAGTACCAAATTTTCGACGAAGAGCCCGAAACCCGCGAAAGTGAGTAA